The following are encoded together in the Deinococcus soli (ex Cha et al. 2016) genome:
- a CDS encoding Type 1 glutamine amidotransferase-like domain-containing protein: MKLLLTSGGVTNASIHAALVEMLGRPTTECHALCIPTAQHGHPWCTPGSAWRFVAGRSPAPMVDLGWASVGLLELLALPHRPRDRWEAWVRAADVLLVDGGDAAFLAHWLRQTGLADLLPGLKDTVWVGVSAGSMALTPRIGGQFLSWPGADGDDRGLGLVDVSIFPHLNYPDFPDNRMANAETWAAQIGGPAYALDDQSALRIVDGVTEVISEGEWRAFP; this comes from the coding sequence ATGAAGCTGCTGCTCACGTCCGGTGGCGTTACGAACGCCAGCATCCACGCCGCGCTTGTCGAGATGCTCGGCAGGCCCACCACCGAGTGTCATGCGCTGTGCATTCCCACCGCGCAGCACGGGCACCCCTGGTGCACGCCCGGGAGCGCGTGGCGTTTCGTGGCCGGACGCAGCCCCGCCCCGATGGTGGACCTGGGCTGGGCCAGCGTCGGCCTGCTGGAACTGCTGGCCCTGCCGCACCGCCCCCGCGACCGCTGGGAGGCATGGGTGCGCGCTGCAGACGTGCTCCTCGTGGACGGCGGCGACGCGGCCTTCCTGGCCCACTGGCTGCGGCAGACCGGACTGGCCGACCTGCTCCCCGGCCTGAAGGACACCGTCTGGGTGGGCGTGAGCGCGGGCAGCATGGCCCTCACCCCCCGCATCGGCGGGCAGTTCCTGTCCTGGCCGGGCGCGGACGGCGACGACCGGGGGCTGGGCCTCGTGGACGTCTCGATCTTCCCGCACCTGAACTACCCGGATTTTCCCGACAACCGCATGGCGAACGCCGAGACCTGGGCCGCGCAGATCGGCGGGCCCGCCTACGCCCTGGACGACCAGAGCGCCCTGCGGATCGTGGACGGCGTGACTGAAGTCATCTCGGAAGGGGAGTGGCGGGCGTTCCCGTGA
- a CDS encoding TldD/PmbA family protein, translated as MTRLKRDPAAQLSLEGAQTFLLGLARARGLELEVFAQREQNTSVSALKGEVTQFQLSTQQGVALRVLRGGAWGESFTENLSEAALERALDRASENAELTVPESGAALVNWPPAPALDLSGEGLSGVTVAQKVAAALELDRVAAGADPRVISVPYGGYSDSVRDWQVANTGGLERSAQALSAITEVYPLLSESGQSKMDGDWQFTREFTQLDPTRTALVAVERAAALLGARPAPSGAFPVWISGRAMAELLGLFAPMFSGRMLEEGKSPLAGRVGEVIAAPGVTIVDDATLETGLLARPFDAEGCPSAPLTLVEGGLLQAVMHNQGTAARAGVDSTGHAKRYGLGGPVGVGHSNLFLRPHAPGGAAPPAAFSGIQLLGVSGGHAGANAVTGDFSLEASGFLVQDGERQHALDVFTVAGNFLDLLRDVRWVGADLHWTSLGTGAPDVLVGALSIAGQ; from the coding sequence ATGACCCGCCTGAAACGTGATCCGGCCGCGCAGCTGTCCCTGGAAGGGGCTCAGACTTTCCTGCTGGGACTGGCCCGCGCGCGGGGACTGGAGCTGGAGGTCTTCGCGCAGCGCGAGCAGAACACCAGCGTCAGCGCCCTGAAGGGTGAGGTGACGCAGTTCCAGCTGTCCACGCAGCAGGGCGTGGCGCTGCGCGTGCTGCGGGGTGGCGCGTGGGGTGAGAGCTTCACGGAGAACCTGAGCGAGGCGGCCCTGGAGCGCGCCCTGGACCGCGCCTCTGAGAACGCCGAGCTCACGGTCCCTGAATCGGGCGCGGCGCTGGTGAACTGGCCGCCCGCCCCCGCGCTGGACCTGAGCGGCGAGGGCCTGAGTGGCGTGACGGTCGCGCAGAAGGTCGCGGCGGCCCTGGAGCTGGACCGCGTGGCAGCCGGGGCCGACCCGCGTGTGATCAGCGTGCCGTACGGCGGGTACTCGGACAGCGTGCGCGACTGGCAGGTGGCGAACACGGGCGGGCTGGAGCGCAGCGCGCAGGCGCTGTCCGCCATCACCGAGGTCTACCCGCTGCTGTCGGAGAGCGGGCAGAGCAAGATGGACGGCGACTGGCAGTTCACGCGGGAGTTCACGCAACTCGATCCCACCCGGACGGCACTCGTGGCGGTGGAGCGCGCGGCGGCGCTGCTGGGCGCGCGGCCCGCGCCGAGCGGGGCGTTCCCGGTGTGGATCAGCGGGCGGGCCATGGCGGAACTGCTGGGCCTGTTCGCCCCGATGTTCAGTGGCCGCATGCTCGAGGAGGGCAAGAGCCCCCTGGCCGGGCGGGTGGGTGAGGTGATCGCCGCGCCGGGCGTGACCATCGTGGACGACGCGACCCTGGAGACGGGGCTGCTGGCCCGCCCGTTCGACGCGGAAGGCTGCCCCAGCGCGCCCCTGACGCTGGTGGAGGGCGGCCTGTTGCAGGCGGTGATGCACAACCAGGGCACCGCTGCCCGCGCGGGCGTGGACAGCACCGGGCACGCAAAGCGGTACGGCCTGGGCGGCCCGGTGGGCGTGGGGCACAGCAACCTCTTCCTGCGGCCACATGCGCCCGGGGGGGCCGCGCCGCCCGCCGCGTTCAGCGGGATTCAGCTGCTGGGCGTCAGCGGCGGGCACGCGGGCGCGAACGCTGTGACCGGGGATTTCAGCCTGGAGGCCAGCGGGTTCCTCGTGCAGGACGGCGAACGGCAGCACGCGCTGGACGTGTTCACGGTCGCCGGGAACTTCCTGGATCTGCTGCGGGACGTGCGGTGGGTGGGGGCGGACCTGCACTGGACGTCCCTGGGCACCGGCGCGCCGGACGTCCTCGTTGGCGCCCTGTCCATCGCCGGACAGTGA
- a CDS encoding M4 family metallopeptidase, producing MKFNTRSALTGLLGLSLLAACGQTPAGGTLGAQGGAGKPATGSATAQARVFMPNPIQSTGVQTLQDDKDSAAAVPAAAYHSVTLTDLDGSGYLSGRWAKVINETGAPVYGTGPFNFTRDQDGFEQVMAYYWVTEAQKYLQTLGFGSELAPVKKSQMLVKVSQQGVDNSYLWDKHNWLRLGKGGVDDAEDGEVILHEYGHAIHADQVAGFGASIEAGAIGEGFGDYFAMTVGSAVAGRLGVPTLAPLGCIMDWDATSYTTSEPHCLRRIDTELKYADRKGQVHFDGQIWSRALWDIWNALGRETADRIIINAQFRFAPDTTFAAAAQHTVDTAQAMYGAGAAATVKAAFVDRGILQ from the coding sequence AACACTCGGTCGGCCCTGACGGGACTCCTCGGTCTTTCGCTGCTCGCCGCGTGCGGGCAGACCCCGGCCGGCGGCACGCTGGGCGCGCAGGGCGGCGCGGGCAAACCCGCCACTGGCAGCGCGACCGCGCAGGCCCGGGTGTTCATGCCCAATCCCATCCAGAGCACGGGCGTCCAGACCCTCCAGGACGACAAGGACAGCGCCGCGGCCGTGCCTGCCGCCGCCTACCACAGCGTGACCCTGACCGACCTGGACGGCAGCGGGTACCTGAGTGGCCGCTGGGCGAAAGTCATCAACGAGACGGGCGCGCCCGTGTACGGGACGGGACCGTTCAACTTCACGCGTGATCAGGACGGCTTCGAGCAGGTCATGGCGTACTACTGGGTGACCGAGGCGCAGAAGTACCTGCAGACCCTGGGTTTCGGGTCGGAACTCGCGCCCGTGAAGAAGAGTCAGATGCTCGTGAAGGTCAGCCAGCAGGGCGTGGACAACAGTTACCTGTGGGACAAGCACAACTGGCTGCGCCTGGGCAAGGGCGGTGTGGATGACGCCGAGGACGGCGAGGTGATCCTGCACGAGTACGGGCACGCCATCCATGCCGATCAGGTGGCCGGGTTCGGTGCCAGCATCGAGGCGGGTGCGATCGGTGAGGGCTTCGGGGATTACTTCGCCATGACGGTCGGGTCCGCGGTGGCAGGCCGCCTGGGCGTGCCGACGCTGGCGCCTCTGGGCTGCATCATGGACTGGGACGCCACCAGTTACACCACCAGCGAACCGCACTGTCTGCGGCGCATCGACACAGAACTGAAGTACGCGGACCGCAAGGGGCAGGTGCATTTTGACGGGCAGATCTGGTCGCGCGCCCTGTGGGACATCTGGAACGCCCTGGGCCGCGAGACGGCCGACCGGATCATCATCAACGCGCAGTTCCGGTTCGCGCCCGACACCACGTTCGCGGCGGCCGCGCAGCACACCGTGGACACCGCGCAGGCCATGTACGGCGCGGGGGCGGCGGCCACCGTGAAGGCGGCCTTCGTGGATCGCGGCATCCTGCAGTAA
- a CDS encoding VOC family protein → MRAVTPFLMFQGEAAPALALYLTLPGARLLHRQDTPDGRVQLAELELSGQRVRVTDSPVPHAFTFTPSTSLFLDCDSREKFDRVCGTLGAGGQYLMPPDDYGFSTRFAWLNDPHGVSWQVNLPA, encoded by the coding sequence ATGCGCGCCGTCACGCCCTTCCTGATGTTCCAGGGTGAGGCTGCCCCCGCCCTGGCGCTGTACCTGACCCTGCCCGGCGCGCGCCTCCTGCACCGCCAGGACACCCCCGACGGGCGCGTGCAACTGGCCGAACTGGAACTGAGCGGACAGCGCGTGCGCGTCACCGACTCGCCCGTCCCACACGCGTTCACGTTCACGCCGTCCACGTCGCTGTTCCTCGACTGCGACTCCCGCGAGAAATTCGACCGGGTGTGTGGCACGCTCGGCGCGGGCGGCCAGTACCTGATGCCCCCGGACGACTACGGCTTCAGCACCCGCTTCGCGTGGCTGAACGACCCGCACGGCGTGTCCTGGCAGGTGAACCTGCCCGCATGA
- a CDS encoding SDR family oxidoreductase, which produces MKTVLITGGSRGIGAATARLAAQAGYAVGLGYRQDAAAAAGIVREIEAAGGRALAVQADVGHPDDVERLFDTVQTGLGGLHALVNNAGTLERQARVDELDAARLQRVLSTNVIGAFLCAGAAVRRLSTRHGGPGGVIVNVSSRAAVLGSGGEYVDYAASKGAVDTLTVGLAREVAAEGIRVCGVRPGLIETDIHALGGEPGRVARLAGSVPLGRGGTPDEVAQAILWLLSPQAAYVTGTTLDVSGGR; this is translated from the coding sequence ATGAAGACCGTGCTGATCACGGGCGGCAGCCGGGGCATCGGCGCGGCCACCGCCCGCCTCGCCGCGCAGGCCGGGTACGCGGTCGGGCTGGGGTACCGCCAGGACGCCGCCGCGGCTGCCGGGATCGTCCGGGAGATCGAGGCCGCCGGAGGCCGCGCGCTGGCCGTCCAGGCCGACGTGGGCCATCCCGACGACGTGGAACGCCTCTTCGACACCGTGCAGACCGGACTGGGCGGCCTGCACGCCCTGGTGAACAACGCCGGAACGCTGGAACGGCAGGCACGCGTGGACGAACTCGACGCCGCCCGCCTCCAGCGGGTGCTCAGCACCAACGTGATCGGCGCGTTCCTCTGCGCGGGCGCGGCCGTCCGGCGGCTCTCCACCCGGCACGGCGGGCCGGGCGGCGTGATCGTGAACGTCTCCTCCCGCGCGGCCGTGCTCGGCTCAGGCGGCGAGTACGTGGACTACGCCGCCTCGAAGGGTGCCGTGGATACCCTGACCGTCGGCCTGGCCCGCGAGGTCGCCGCCGAGGGCATCCGTGTGTGCGGCGTCCGCCCCGGCCTGATCGAGACGGACATCCACGCGCTGGGCGGCGAACCCGGCCGCGTGGCGCGGCTCGCGGGCAGCGTCCCCCTGGGCCGCGGCGGCACGCCCGACGAGGTCGCGCAGGCCATCCTCTGGCTGCTGTCC
- a CDS encoding dihydrofolate reductase family protein, with the protein MRPLIVTEFVSLNGVYEEHSPWRAPYDPDDGPFKRDELFASSALLLGRTTYEEFAVYWPTATGAFAERMNALPKYVATSRPGPLGWNAAALGPDVVADVQALKSQPGGPLLVYGSGTLAQTLLRRGLVDELRLMVFPLVLGRGKRLLDTLEHLPLTLLGTRELGAGVLLLTYGPARP; encoded by the coding sequence GTGCGCCCACTGATCGTCACTGAATTCGTGTCCCTGAACGGCGTGTACGAGGAACACTCGCCGTGGCGCGCGCCGTACGACCCGGACGACGGGCCGTTCAAACGCGACGAATTGTTCGCCAGCAGCGCGCTGCTGCTGGGCCGCACCACCTACGAGGAATTCGCAGTCTACTGGCCGACCGCCACCGGTGCGTTCGCGGAGCGCATGAACGCCCTGCCGAAGTACGTGGCGACCTCCCGCCCCGGCCCGCTCGGGTGGAACGCCGCCGCGCTCGGCCCGGACGTGGTGGCGGACGTGCAGGCCCTGAAGTCTCAGCCAGGCGGGCCGCTGCTCGTGTACGGCAGCGGCACCCTCGCGCAGACGCTCCTGAGGCGCGGACTGGTGGACGAATTGCGCCTGATGGTCTTCCCGCTCGTGCTGGGGCGCGGGAAACGGCTCCTCGACACGCTGGAGCACCTGCCCCTGACCCTGCTGGGCACGCGGGAGCTGGGCGCGGGCGTCCTCCTGCTCACGTACGGCCCGGCACGTCCATGA
- a CDS encoding dihydrofolate reductase family protein, translating into MRPLIVCNFVTLDGCYEDATRTLAPLFEYQHPDYHADDQFDHYTLSLLKRAGTLLLAGHESALNNLRYWQGVLTDPAATDVRRAFARRIAQIEVVTVSDYLTPDDLTAFPNARAVRVADAPDTVRTLKGQPGGPLLILLSRLLWNDLLARGLVDELHLTTFPLLAGPGGTPLFTGRPPVPFRLLRSETFPGSGNVLNVWATAMLLPEGPMREDVLSDLPRVAAPARRALTNAGVTTLAALAERTEREIAALHGMGPKALGTLREALAVHSLTFAAPQEAP; encoded by the coding sequence ATGCGCCCACTGATCGTCTGTAATTTCGTCACGCTGGACGGCTGTTACGAGGACGCTACCCGCACCCTCGCGCCGCTGTTCGAGTACCAGCACCCCGACTACCACGCCGACGACCAGTTTGATCACTACACCCTCTCGCTGCTGAAGCGTGCGGGCACGCTGCTGCTGGCCGGGCACGAGTCCGCGCTGAACAACCTGCGCTACTGGCAGGGCGTCCTGACTGACCCGGCCGCCACCGACGTCCGCCGGGCCTTCGCGCGCCGCATCGCGCAGATCGAGGTGGTCACCGTGTCCGACTACCTGACCCCCGACGACCTGACCGCCTTCCCGAACGCCCGCGCCGTCCGCGTGGCCGACGCACCCGACACCGTCCGCACCCTGAAAGGCCAGCCGGGCGGACCGCTGCTGATCCTCCTGAGCCGTCTGCTGTGGAATGACCTGCTGGCGCGCGGACTGGTGGACGAACTGCACCTGACCACCTTCCCGCTGCTGGCCGGGCCCGGCGGCACGCCCCTGTTCACGGGCCGCCCCCCCGTGCCGTTCCGCCTGCTGCGCTCGGAGACCTTCCCCGGCTCCGGGAACGTGCTGAACGTGTGGGCCACGGCCATGCTGCTGCCGGAAGGGCCGATGAGGGAGGATGTCCTGAGCGACCTGCCGCGCGTGGCCGCCCCGGCCCGCCGCGCCCTGACGAACGCAGGCGTCACCACGCTGGCTGCCCTCGCGGAACGCACCGAACGCGAGATCGCCGCGCTGCACGGCATGGGGCCAAAAGCGCTCGGGACGTTGCGGGAGGCTCTCGCCGTTCACAGTCTGACCTTCGCTGCCCCGCAGGAGGCGCCATGA
- a CDS encoding molybdopterin oxidoreductase family protein yields the protein MTAPDSLSRDVLLTCPLDCPDACRLKVTVGRDAPGAPERMLKVTGDAAHPITKGFACAKTVHYPARANHPDRPLYPLKRVNAKTEAEPVWERVTWDEALDDIAARLRTLLDTRGPGSILRYNYAGTMGLMEGTHVHALFRALGAPELDETICATAGTEAWSLGYGTRFGVDPADVAHARLIVLWGINSLSTNSHLTPHLTAARKAGARIVCVDPYRNRTAAFADEHLKIIPGTDAALALGVMHELFAHGWTDETYIAEATTGIEELREAAREWTPERTAGVTGLDADVIRNFARAVGTTRPTYFRVGYGMTRHEHGGTNLRAVTLIPALTGDWRWRGGGCTLSTSGAFRLNRARLGAAHLIRPDAARVNMNEYAAALRPERGFGATFIYNCNPAVVAPDAGRVRAGLQRDDLLVVVLEQAMTETARLADYLLPATTFAEHADVYTSYGHHYLGYNPATLDVPGEARPNSWVFQELARRLGVTEPGVYWSVDDLLKEVLATDHPLVAGITPERLKAEGSVRLNLPEGFLPYAHGAETPSGKVQLSPAPQHREPQAQLSAEYPIRLITPPAHHFLNSTYGNLPNLNRAEGGEPHLLLHPHDAQAAGLTDGDTATLSSEVGSVQRRVKVTDAAQPGAAILEGTWWGLSAPDGRSINELTAQTLTDLGGGSTFHNTRIRITPA from the coding sequence ATGACCGCGCCCGACTCCCTTTCGCGTGACGTGCTGCTCACCTGCCCGCTGGACTGCCCGGATGCCTGCCGCCTGAAGGTGACGGTGGGCCGCGACGCGCCGGGCGCGCCGGAGCGGATGCTGAAGGTGACGGGGGACGCCGCGCATCCGATCACGAAGGGCTTCGCGTGTGCAAAGACCGTGCATTATCCGGCCCGCGCGAACCACCCGGACCGGCCGCTGTACCCCCTGAAACGCGTGAACGCCAAGACGGAGGCCGAGCCCGTCTGGGAGCGCGTGACCTGGGACGAGGCGCTGGACGACATCGCCGCGCGCCTGCGCACCCTGCTGGACACGCGCGGACCCGGGAGCATCCTGCGGTACAACTACGCGGGCACGATGGGCCTGATGGAGGGCACGCACGTGCACGCGCTGTTCCGCGCGCTGGGCGCCCCGGAACTGGACGAGACGATCTGCGCCACGGCGGGCACCGAGGCCTGGAGTCTGGGCTACGGCACGCGCTTCGGGGTGGACCCGGCGGACGTGGCGCACGCGCGGCTGATCGTGCTGTGGGGCATCAATTCCCTGAGCACGAACAGTCACCTGACGCCGCACCTGACGGCGGCCCGTAAGGCCGGGGCGCGGATCGTGTGCGTGGACCCGTACCGCAACCGCACGGCGGCCTTCGCGGACGAACACCTGAAGATCATTCCCGGCACGGACGCCGCGCTGGCCCTGGGCGTGATGCACGAACTGTTCGCGCACGGCTGGACGGACGAGACGTACATCGCCGAGGCGACGACCGGCATCGAGGAACTGCGCGAGGCGGCCCGCGAGTGGACGCCCGAGCGCACGGCCGGGGTCACCGGGCTGGACGCGGACGTGATCCGCAACTTCGCCCGCGCGGTCGGCACGACGCGCCCCACGTATTTCCGGGTGGGGTACGGTATGACCCGCCATGAGCACGGCGGCACGAACCTCCGCGCCGTGACACTGATTCCCGCGCTGACCGGCGACTGGCGCTGGCGGGGGGGCGGCTGCACCCTGAGCACCAGCGGGGCGTTCCGGTTGAACCGCGCCCGGCTGGGGGCCGCACACCTGATCCGTCCGGACGCGGCGCGCGTGAACATGAACGAGTACGCCGCCGCCCTGCGCCCGGAACGGGGCTTCGGGGCCACATTCATCTACAACTGCAACCCGGCGGTGGTCGCCCCGGATGCCGGGCGGGTCCGCGCGGGCCTGCAACGCGATGACCTGCTGGTCGTCGTGCTGGAACAGGCCATGACCGAGACGGCGCGGCTGGCCGACTACCTGCTGCCCGCCACGACCTTCGCCGAGCACGCCGACGTGTACACCAGCTACGGCCACCACTACCTGGGTTACAACCCCGCCACCCTGGACGTGCCCGGCGAGGCGCGGCCGAACTCCTGGGTGTTCCAGGAACTCGCGCGCCGTCTGGGCGTCACGGAACCCGGCGTGTACTGGAGCGTGGACGACCTGCTCAAGGAGGTGCTGGCCACCGACCACCCCCTCGTGGCGGGCATCACCCCGGAACGCCTGAAGGCCGAGGGCAGCGTCCGCCTGAACCTCCCCGAGGGGTTCCTGCCGTACGCGCACGGCGCGGAGACCCCCAGCGGGAAGGTGCAGCTCAGCCCCGCGCCGCAGCACCGTGAACCCCAGGCGCAGCTGAGTGCCGAGTACCCCATCCGGCTGATCACGCCCCCCGCGCATCACTTCCTGAACAGCACATACGGGAACCTGCCGAACCTCAACCGCGCCGAGGGCGGCGAACCGCACCTGCTGCTGCACCCCCACGACGCGCAGGCGGCGGGACTGACCGACGGCGACACCGCCACCCTGAGCAGCGAGGTCGGCAGCGTGCAGCGCCGCGTGAAGGTCACAGACGCCGCGCAGCCCGGCGCGGCCATCCTGGAGGGCACGTGGTGGGGCCTCAGCGCGCCGGACGGGCGCAGCATCAACGAACTGACCGCGCAGACCCTGACCGACCTCGGGGGCGGCAGCACCTTCCACAACACCCGCATCCGCATCACGCCCGCGTAG
- a CDS encoding VOC family protein, which translates to MHLHPYLGFGGQAREALEFYQSCLGGTLDLMTVADSPVAAQIPAHMQGHILHGSLSSGPLTLSASDMTEDVGRTHSVTLALTTHDADHARQVFGALAQGGAVTHPLSPSFWGGTFGQLTDRYGHHWMMNVLPQP; encoded by the coding sequence ATGCACCTGCACCCCTACCTCGGCTTTGGCGGACAGGCCCGCGAGGCCCTGGAGTTCTACCAGTCGTGCCTGGGCGGCACCCTGGACCTCATGACCGTCGCGGACTCCCCGGTCGCCGCGCAGATCCCGGCGCACATGCAGGGGCACATCCTGCACGGCAGTCTCAGCAGCGGCCCCCTGACCCTCAGCGCCTCGGACATGACCGAGGACGTGGGCCGTACCCACAGCGTCACCCTGGCGCTGACCACCCACGACGCCGATCACGCCCGGCAGGTCTTTGGCGCACTCGCGCAGGGCGGCGCAGTCACTCACCCGCTGAGCCCCTCGTTCTGGGGCGGTACCTTCGGGCAGCTCACCGACCGCTACGGGCACCACTGGATGATGAACGTCCTCCCACAGCCCTGA
- a CDS encoding VOC family protein, with protein MNWTLEVIVVPVTDLDRARTFYADGLGFHVDHDTVRGGQRVIQFTPPGSGCSVVMGSALRPMPPGTLRGMQLVVNDLRAAHAELLARGVPAGDIQVLGGPSPRPATADDDLNFVGFLSFQDPDGNGWTVQQITARP; from the coding sequence ATGAACTGGACGCTGGAAGTCATCGTGGTGCCCGTCACGGACCTCGACCGCGCCCGCACCTTCTACGCCGACGGGCTGGGCTTTCACGTGGATCACGACACCGTGCGTGGCGGTCAGCGCGTCATCCAGTTCACGCCCCCCGGTTCGGGATGCAGCGTGGTGATGGGCTCCGCGCTGCGGCCCATGCCGCCCGGCACCCTGCGAGGCATGCAACTCGTCGTGAACGACCTGCGCGCCGCGCACGCCGAACTGCTCGCCCGCGGCGTCCCCGCCGGCGACATTCAGGTGCTGGGCGGCCCCAGCCCACGTCCCGCCACAGCCGACGACGACCTGAACTTCGTGGGATTCCTGTCGTTTCAGGATCCGGACGGGAACGGCTGGACGGTTCAGCAGATCACCGCCCGCCCCTGA
- a CDS encoding TldD/PmbA family protein encodes MLDEALVAQVLGAAQRGGADFAELFVEDRVNTALRLHQGELRDARDGNLFGAGVRLLYGTQVVYAYTNDVTATGLLELARQVAQARGEAGVTDTGGAGGLDFTRVNVRPMQVAREHPLHAAKARKLALMRRAHAAAAGVGAVRTVDVTYLDMVQRVLIANSEGLWAEDERLSTRIACTAIAQEGTDRATGSSNPGAGRGLEFFEERPPEEIGAEAARIANAMLGAAYAPAGKYPVVIGNAFGGVIFHEACGHILETTAVEKNASVFAGKIGQRIAHDCVTAVDDGTIPGAWGALGVDDEGMVPQRTTLIERGVLKSYMVDRVGHLKTGEARTGSGRRASYRYAPASRMRSTFIDAGDRTPEELIRGVQHGIYARTMGGGSVTPGTGDYNFAVNEAYMIRGGEVAEPLRGAALVGNGAQDLMNIVGVAGDLHLGQGMCGSVSGSLPTDVGQPHILISEITVGGRA; translated from the coding sequence ATGCTGGATGAGGCGTTGGTGGCGCAGGTGCTAGGCGCGGCGCAGCGGGGCGGGGCGGATTTCGCGGAGCTGTTCGTGGAGGACCGCGTGAATACGGCCCTGCGGCTGCATCAGGGGGAACTGCGGGACGCGCGGGACGGGAACCTGTTCGGGGCGGGTGTGCGGCTGCTGTACGGCACGCAGGTCGTGTACGCGTACACGAACGACGTGACGGCGACCGGGCTGCTGGAGCTGGCGCGGCAGGTGGCGCAGGCGCGCGGCGAGGCGGGCGTCACGGACACGGGCGGCGCAGGCGGCCTGGACTTCACGCGGGTGAATGTGCGGCCCATGCAGGTGGCGCGCGAGCATCCGCTGCACGCCGCGAAGGCCCGCAAGCTGGCCCTGATGCGCCGCGCGCACGCGGCGGCGGCCGGGGTGGGCGCGGTGCGGACGGTGGATGTCACGTACCTGGACATGGTGCAGCGCGTGCTGATCGCGAACTCCGAGGGGTTGTGGGCGGAGGACGAGCGGCTGAGCACCCGGATTGCCTGCACGGCCATCGCGCAGGAGGGCACGGACCGCGCCACGGGGTCATCCAACCCCGGTGCGGGACGCGGCCTGGAGTTCTTCGAGGAGCGCCCACCCGAGGAAATCGGCGCGGAGGCCGCGCGGATCGCGAACGCCATGCTGGGCGCGGCGTACGCCCCGGCGGGTAAGTACCCGGTCGTGATCGGGAACGCGTTCGGCGGCGTGATCTTCCACGAGGCGTGCGGGCACATCCTGGAGACGACGGCGGTGGAGAAGAACGCCAGCGTGTTCGCCGGGAAGATCGGGCAGCGGATCGCGCACGACTGCGTGACCGCCGTGGATGACGGCACGATTCCTGGCGCGTGGGGTGCGCTGGGCGTGGATGACGAGGGCATGGTTCCGCAGCGCACCACCCTGATCGAGCGGGGCGTGCTGAAGTCGTACATGGTGGACCGTGTGGGGCACCTGAAGACCGGGGAGGCCCGCACGGGCAGCGGTCGGCGTGCCAGTTACCGCTACGCGCCCGCGAGCCGCATGCGCAGCACCTTCATCGACGCGGGAGACCGCACGCCCGAGGAACTGATCCGGGGCGTCCAGCATGGCATCTACGCGCGCACCATGGGGGGCGGAAGCGTGACGCCGGGGACCGGGGACTACAACTTCGCCGTGAACGAGGCGTACATGATCCGTGGAGGCGAGGTGGCCGAACCGCTGCGGGGCGCGGCGCTCGTGGGGAACGGCGCGCAGGACCTGATGAACATCGTGGGCGTCGCCGGGGACCTGCACCTGGGCCAGGGGATGTGCGGCAGCGTGTCGGGCAGTCTGCCGACCGACGTGGGGCAGCCGCACATCCTGATCTCGGAGATCACCGTGGGGGGCCGCGCATGA